From Alteribacter keqinensis, one genomic window encodes:
- the groL gene encoding chaperonin GroEL (60 kDa chaperone family; promotes refolding of misfolded polypeptides especially under stressful conditions; forms two stacked rings of heptamers to form a barrel-shaped 14mer; ends can be capped by GroES; misfolded proteins enter the barrel where they are refolded when GroES binds): MAKEIKFSEDARRAMKRGVDALADAVKVTLGPKGRNVVLEKKFGSPLITNDGVTIAKEIELEDNFENMGAKLVSEVASKTNDIAGDGTTTATVLAQAMIAEGLKNVTSGANPMVIRKGIEKATKVAVEELKSISKPIEGKDSIAQVASISAADDEVGQLIAEAMERVGNDGVITVEESKGFTTELEVVEGMQFDRGYASPYMVTDSDKMEAVLEDPYILITDKKIGNIQEVLPVLEQVVQQGKPILIIAEDVEGEALATLVVNKLRGTFNAVAVKAPGFGDRRKAMLEDIATLSGGEVITEDLGLDLKSANITQLGRAAKVVVSKDNTTIVDGAGDAAEIANRVNQIKGQLEETTSEFDKEKLQERLAKLAGGVAVVKVGAATETELKERKLRIEDALNSTRAAVEEGIVSGGGTALVNVINAVKAVETDGDEATGVNIVLRALEEPVRQIAHNAGLEGSIIVERLKNEEVGIGFNAANGQYVNMVEAGIVDPTKVTRSALQNAASVAAMFLTTEAVVADLPEEDGGNPMPDMGGMGGMGGMM; this comes from the coding sequence ATGGCTAAAGAGATTAAATTCAGCGAAGACGCTCGCCGCGCGATGAAGCGCGGGGTTGATGCACTTGCAGATGCGGTAAAAGTAACGCTTGGACCGAAAGGACGTAACGTTGTTCTTGAGAAAAAATTCGGTTCTCCATTAATTACTAACGACGGTGTTACAATCGCGAAGGAAATCGAGCTTGAAGACAACTTCGAAAACATGGGTGCGAAGCTTGTATCCGAAGTAGCAAGCAAAACAAACGACATCGCAGGTGACGGTACGACTACGGCAACTGTTCTTGCCCAGGCGATGATCGCGGAAGGTCTTAAGAACGTAACATCCGGAGCTAACCCAATGGTTATCCGTAAGGGTATTGAAAAAGCGACGAAGGTTGCTGTTGAAGAGCTTAAGTCCATCTCCAAGCCAATCGAAGGCAAGGACTCCATCGCCCAGGTAGCTTCCATCTCTGCTGCTGACGATGAAGTCGGCCAATTGATCGCTGAAGCTATGGAGCGCGTTGGAAACGACGGCGTTATCACAGTGGAAGAATCAAAAGGCTTCACGACTGAGCTTGAAGTGGTTGAAGGTATGCAGTTCGACCGCGGATACGCGTCTCCTTACATGGTGACTGACTCTGACAAAATGGAAGCGGTTCTTGAAGATCCGTATATCCTTATTACTGATAAAAAGATCGGAAACATCCAGGAAGTTCTTCCTGTTCTTGAGCAGGTTGTTCAGCAGGGCAAGCCAATCCTTATCATCGCTGAAGATGTTGAAGGGGAAGCTCTTGCAACACTTGTTGTAAACAAACTTCGCGGAACATTCAATGCTGTTGCTGTTAAAGCACCAGGATTCGGTGACCGTCGTAAAGCGATGCTTGAAGATATCGCAACACTTTCCGGCGGGGAAGTTATCACAGAAGACCTCGGTCTTGATCTTAAATCTGCGAACATTACGCAGCTTGGGCGCGCAGCGAAAGTCGTTGTATCCAAAGACAACACAACAATCGTTGACGGTGCTGGTGACGCAGCTGAAATCGCAAACCGCGTAAACCAAATCAAAGGTCAGCTCGAAGAAACAACGTCCGAGTTTGACAAAGAAAAACTTCAAGAGCGCCTTGCTAAGCTTGCCGGCGGTGTTGCAGTCGTTAAAGTCGGTGCAGCTACTGAAACTGAGCTTAAAGAGCGTAAACTCCGCATCGAAGACGCCCTCAACTCTACTCGCGCAGCAGTAGAAGAAGGTATCGTTTCCGGTGGTGGTACTGCCCTTGTGAACGTCATCAACGCTGTTAAAGCTGTTGAAACTGACGGCGACGAAGCAACTGGTGTAAACATCGTTCTTCGCGCACTTGAAGAGCCGGTACGCCAGATCGCTCACAACGCAGGCCTTGAAGGCTCCATCATCGTTGAGCGCCTGAAAAACGAAGAAGTGGGCATCGGCTTCAACGCAGCCAACGGCCAATACGTAAACATGGTTGAAGCAGGAATCGTTGACCCAACTAAGGTAACACGTTCCGCGCTTCAAAACGCAGCATCCGTAGCAGCCATGTTCCTAACAACAGAAGCTGTAGTCGCTGACCTTCCAGAAGAAGACGGCGGCAACCCAATGCCTGACATGGGCGGAATGGGTGGCATGGGCGGCATGATGTAA
- a CDS encoding Ltp family lipoprotein, whose protein sequence is METFLGLLTLMALGGMVVFFVLAFVKGKSTRLRNFAKSGVCLVTLIILALIGSSIGEKTPVTQEVTAEASAEGIEAEEKIKQEEAKEAEEQAQKEQEEQEEQEAKEAEEKAQIEKEEQEAKAQAKKEEEAKKEEEERKAKEEQKAKEEAERKAKEEQEAKEAEEGSLTVSQEQATWMAQDYLNYTAFSKSGLINQLEFEGFNTEDATYGVENIAVDWQEQAVQMAQDYLNYTAFSKLGLIDQLKFEGFSTEDATHGVESITVDWQEQAVQMAEDYLNYTSFSKQSLIDQLIFEGFSTEHATYAVNQVGL, encoded by the coding sequence GTGGAAACGTTTTTAGGGTTGTTAACGTTAATGGCTTTAGGAGGTATGGTAGTCTTTTTTGTCCTTGCCTTTGTGAAAGGAAAGAGTACTAGACTTAGGAACTTTGCAAAATCAGGTGTTTGCCTGGTCACACTTATCATCCTCGCACTGATTGGTTCATCGATAGGGGAAAAAACCCCTGTTACTCAAGAGGTTACAGCTGAAGCTTCCGCAGAAGGTATTGAAGCTGAAGAGAAGATTAAACAGGAAGAAGCTAAGGAAGCTGAGGAGCAGGCACAAAAAGAGCAAGAAGAACAAGAAGAACAAGAAGCTAAAGAGGCTGAAGAAAAAGCACAGATAGAGAAAGAAGAGCAAGAAGCGAAGGCACAGGCGAAGAAAGAAGAGGAAGCCAAGAAAGAAGAAGAGGAACGTAAGGCTAAAGAAGAACAAAAAGCTAAAGAGGAGGCAGAACGTAAAGCTAAAGAAGAACAAGAAGCTAAAGAAGCTGAAGAAGGCAGCTTAACTGTTTCCCAAGAGCAGGCGACTTGGATGGCTCAAGACTATTTGAATTACACAGCATTTTCTAAATCAGGATTGATCAATCAACTAGAGTTTGAGGGTTTTAACACAGAAGATGCAACATATGGTGTAGAAAACATCGCGGTTGATTGGCAAGAACAAGCCGTTCAGATGGCTCAAGACTATCTGAATTACACGGCATTCTCTAAATTAGGATTGATCGATCAGTTAAAGTTTGAGGGTTTTAGCACAGAAGATGCGACGCATGGTGTAGAAAGCATCACGGTTGATTGGCAAGAGCAAGCCGTTCAGATGGCTGAAGACTATTTGAATTACACTTCTTTTTCAAAACAGAGTCTAATTGACCAATTGATCTTTGAAGGGTTCAGCACGGAACACGCAACATACGCTGTCAATCAAGTTGGTTTGTAA
- a CDS encoding sodium:solute symporter family protein, giving the protein MSSYGFWVISLAVLYTLALIIVGNVAKRKANRGEQYFVGGRTFRWWTVAFCITGLFSGSTYISIVELSYLTGISAIWYGVAETVQVLLIALLLIKSFREKLIVTITGLIGDQFGRRAKALSGTITAFAFPMWSVATAIAFASAFHVFTGVSLSLSVAFTALLLFVYLQAGGMWAVAFTQTMNTFVFAIMFIIGTVAFFINPGISGLQQLAADQPNMFDWGGAGLQVILVWFATFLVNVILAQAAFQMALSCKTPEEGRKGLIVAEVMSVPFILLGILFGLSAAAVVPDASLGLVALPQYLMEVLPAPFVGLFFLGIWACALGWGAPCQFSGATSLGKDVGSAIFPGASPEQLVKYTKWSLLLLTGLMIIFGFLRTEQAAWWNVLAWTMRNSATFAPVVAALFWPLVTKRAVLGALFGGFSAGLIWYHLSNWHPSDFFLNIHPVWVGMSVNILIMVLFTVAFNYGNWKITNKRSVKGAVVLTTLAALLVVNGLFYESLHAAGVVGMTIFLSILALFIGSIIYIKPKVTKASAGEQMVS; this is encoded by the coding sequence ATGAGTTCATATGGATTCTGGGTCATTTCACTTGCCGTATTATACACCCTCGCCCTCATCATCGTCGGTAACGTGGCGAAACGGAAAGCCAACCGTGGTGAGCAGTATTTTGTGGGAGGCCGGACATTCAGATGGTGGACGGTTGCCTTTTGTATTACCGGACTCTTCTCCGGATCAACGTACATATCGATAGTCGAGCTTTCCTACCTGACAGGAATTTCAGCGATTTGGTACGGGGTCGCAGAAACAGTACAAGTCTTACTGATTGCCTTATTATTAATTAAATCATTCCGGGAAAAGTTAATCGTCACGATCACAGGATTAATCGGTGATCAATTCGGCAGACGTGCTAAAGCTTTATCAGGCACTATCACGGCGTTTGCCTTTCCGATGTGGTCCGTAGCTACAGCGATTGCTTTTGCTTCTGCCTTCCATGTGTTTACTGGCGTTTCGTTATCCTTATCCGTGGCTTTTACAGCTCTCTTACTATTTGTTTATTTACAGGCAGGCGGTATGTGGGCTGTAGCATTTACACAAACGATGAACACGTTTGTTTTTGCCATCATGTTTATCATTGGGACCGTGGCATTCTTTATCAACCCAGGCATTTCCGGCTTGCAGCAGCTTGCAGCCGATCAGCCGAACATGTTTGATTGGGGAGGCGCTGGCCTTCAAGTGATCCTTGTATGGTTTGCCACTTTCCTGGTAAACGTGATTTTAGCGCAAGCTGCATTTCAGATGGCCTTATCTTGTAAAACACCTGAAGAAGGACGCAAAGGCTTAATCGTTGCAGAAGTGATGAGTGTTCCTTTCATTCTATTAGGTATTCTATTTGGCTTGTCTGCAGCTGCGGTCGTTCCAGACGCCAGCCTGGGTCTCGTTGCTCTTCCACAATATTTAATGGAAGTACTGCCCGCTCCATTCGTCGGCCTGTTCTTCTTAGGTATCTGGGCTTGTGCTCTCGGATGGGGAGCGCCTTGTCAGTTCTCAGGGGCCACCAGTCTTGGTAAAGACGTCGGAAGCGCCATTTTCCCTGGCGCTTCTCCAGAACAGCTTGTTAAATATACAAAATGGTCGCTGCTGTTACTGACAGGACTCATGATCATCTTCGGCTTCCTGCGCACAGAACAAGCCGCCTGGTGGAATGTACTCGCCTGGACAATGAGAAACTCTGCCACCTTCGCACCAGTAGTCGCTGCTTTATTCTGGCCGCTTGTCACAAAACGAGCCGTCCTCGGCGCATTATTTGGCGGATTCTCAGCAGGCTTAATCTGGTACCACTTAAGCAATTGGCACCCATCTGATTTCTTCCTGAACATCCACCCGGTTTGGGTAGGGATGAGCGTCAACATTCTCATCATGGTGCTATTTACCGTTGCTTTCAACTATGGAAATTGGAAGATTACCAACAAGCGCTCTGTAAAAGGAGCAGTAGTGTTGACTACCCTTGCAGCGCTGCTTGTCGTTAACGGATTGTTCTATGAATCTCTCCACGCCGCTGGTGTGGTAGGAATGACAATCTTCCTTTCTATACTAGCCTTATTTATCGGAAGTATTATTTATATCAAACCGAAAGTGACCAAAGCATCTGCTGGGGAGCAGATGGTTTCTTGA
- a CDS encoding OsmC family protein has protein sequence MADQQTQNNTELRSIDTQSKRTNPYQNEHAIRDFTFTIDEPEKLGGLNEALTPMEYIIGSLNGCFMIVVEMVAKEKGLTIVKLDASSSGGIDRRGLFGTADVNQHFQTVTLQLDVTFAEEDVDEEEFIQRVQKRCPSYNLFKDAGVEIEVIWNIIKEEQT, from the coding sequence ATGGCAGATCAGCAGACACAGAATAACACGGAATTACGTTCCATCGACACACAAAGCAAGCGTACCAACCCGTATCAGAATGAGCACGCGATTCGGGATTTCACGTTTACGATTGATGAACCAGAGAAGCTTGGCGGATTAAATGAAGCATTAACACCTATGGAGTATATCATTGGCTCGCTAAACGGCTGTTTCATGATCGTTGTTGAAATGGTGGCGAAGGAAAAAGGGTTAACGATTGTAAAGCTCGATGCTTCTTCGAGCGGAGGCATCGATCGCAGAGGATTGTTTGGGACAGCTGATGTGAACCAGCACTTTCAAACGGTGACGCTTCAGCTAGACGTTACATTTGCAGAGGAAGATGTAGACGAAGAAGAATTTATTCAACGCGTTCAAAAACGCTGTCCCTCATACAACCTGTTTAAGGATGCAGGTGTAGAAATTGAAGTGATCTGGAACATCATCAAGGAGGAACAAACATGA
- a CDS encoding cell wall hydrolase gives MGRRIKHTDRDVESLARIMLSEARGEGSTGMSMVGTVVANRVEADCEPDFKNLRNIRHAIYQVIPGTGIPHFEPVLNGSLYTQRPDEGDLQRARDLLQGYRDPQARMSLWFFNPSPGQSYRDPCTPTMPRSPMTQFEFAYRNHCYYVGVPGYCTEFYG, from the coding sequence ATGGGCAGGCGAATAAAGCATACAGACCGTGACGTAGAGTCGTTGGCGAGGATCATGCTGTCGGAAGCGCGCGGGGAAGGATCTACAGGAATGAGCATGGTAGGGACGGTTGTGGCCAATCGGGTGGAGGCCGACTGTGAACCTGACTTTAAAAATCTACGCAATATCAGGCATGCGATTTATCAGGTAATCCCTGGTACCGGAATTCCTCATTTCGAGCCCGTCTTAAACGGGTCTTTGTATACACAGCGTCCCGATGAAGGTGATCTCCAGAGGGCGAGGGATCTGCTGCAAGGATACCGGGACCCCCAGGCCAGAATGAGCTTGTGGTTTTTTAACCCAAGTCCCGGGCAATCCTACCGGGACCCTTGTACTCCCACAATGCCAAGATCACCCATGACACAGTTCGAGTTTGCATATAGAAATCATTGCTACTATGTCGGTGTACCGGGCTATTGCACAGAGTTTTACGGTTAA
- the gerQ gene encoding spore coat protein GerQ — protein MTFGNANYYPTNCSQSYYPASRMQGQTAQQQGGFPPSGPSFLTPVVPLGTGQQLQFGVMEESFIENILRYNKGKIGTFYFTYQGNSRWNAMVYQGRVETAGRDHIIISDPASGKRYLLMMANLDWVEFEERINYPHTEINPAIQETMEISE, from the coding sequence ATGACATTTGGAAACGCAAATTATTATCCGACGAATTGTTCTCAAAGTTATTATCCCGCTTCCAGAATGCAGGGGCAGACCGCACAACAACAAGGTGGCTTCCCGCCTTCCGGACCGTCTTTTCTCACCCCGGTAGTTCCATTAGGGACAGGACAGCAATTACAATTCGGTGTGATGGAAGAATCATTTATTGAAAATATCCTTCGCTACAATAAAGGTAAGATTGGTACCTTCTATTTTACTTACCAAGGGAACAGCAGATGGAATGCGATGGTTTACCAAGGGCGCGTGGAAACGGCAGGCCGTGATCATATTATCATCAGCGATCCGGCCAGCGGGAAACGTTACCTGCTTATGATGGCTAATCTCGATTGGGTAGAGTTCGAGGAACGAATCAACTACCCTCACACTGAAATTAACCCGGCAATCCAGGAGACGATGGAGATATCGGAATAG
- a CDS encoding DMT family transporter — translation MRYAGVGLVMLAAICWGISGGIGDILMNKGWDPIVISFYRGAVAFIFFFAWFLFRYKQNWTFSTRFYIWSLLAGIGVAGNFSFYFLSIEAASIAVAATLMYTAPVFVLLISFLFGIERSTLFKWGCIAGVIMGIILLTGAYNPEEVSVSFLGAAMGLGAGLFYALFIFGFKNASAIGKPQTILTIAFFSFCVILFLIADTEETVRVVTSSDIGWFLLLGIVGAGISFIFYVIGIRRTTPANASMVAMVEPVTASLFGVLLLGDHLTLIQVLGMVIILLTITVLSVKQADSGSTENRE, via the coding sequence ATGAGGTATGCAGGTGTAGGATTAGTTATGCTGGCCGCTATATGCTGGGGCATTAGTGGTGGCATTGGCGATATTTTAATGAACAAGGGCTGGGATCCGATTGTGATCTCCTTTTACCGGGGGGCTGTTGCTTTTATTTTCTTTTTTGCTTGGTTTCTCTTTCGCTATAAACAAAATTGGACCTTCTCCACTCGTTTTTATATATGGTCTCTGTTGGCAGGTATTGGGGTTGCCGGGAATTTTTCGTTTTATTTTCTCAGTATCGAAGCCGCAAGTATTGCGGTTGCCGCTACTTTAATGTACACCGCACCTGTCTTCGTCCTTTTAATCTCTTTTTTATTCGGAATCGAGCGTTCAACTTTGTTTAAATGGGGCTGCATCGCCGGTGTCATTATGGGGATTATCCTCCTTACAGGGGCCTACAATCCCGAAGAGGTTTCAGTGAGTTTTCTAGGGGCGGCAATGGGCCTTGGTGCCGGTCTTTTCTATGCACTGTTTATATTCGGGTTTAAAAATGCCTCTGCGATCGGAAAACCGCAGACCATCTTAACCATCGCCTTTTTTTCATTTTGTGTCATCCTCTTTCTTATTGCAGATACTGAAGAAACAGTTCGTGTGGTGACATCAAGCGACATAGGATGGTTTCTTCTGTTAGGGATCGTGGGGGCTGGAATTTCATTTATCTTTTATGTAATCGGCATTCGGCGGACGACCCCGGCAAATGCTTCCATGGTCGCAATGGTAGAGCCGGTGACAGCCTCATTATTTGGCGTTCTGCTTCTCGGAGATCATTTGACCCTTATTCAAGTTCTTGGAATGGTCATCATCCTGCTTACAATCACCGTACTCAGTGTGAAGCAGGCCGACTCAGGAAGTACAGAAAACCGGGAATGA
- a CDS encoding esterase/lipase family protein produces MKKHTFSFLSLLLVMLLSIPNLSNAESDTDFLLEQGAPPLGANDPACELTEDKPKPVILVPGTFERSAQNWLKLSPVLANEGHCVYALNYGFTHAGASTGPIEDSAEELSSFIDNVLELTGAEQVDIVGHSQGGMMPRYYIKNLGGAEYVDNLIAFVPSNHGTDGLVGFKRLTSDVSDVASSTACQQQLTGSEFLENLNRVMKPLAMSLTR; encoded by the coding sequence GTGAAAAAACATACTTTTAGTTTTTTAAGTTTACTTCTCGTTATGTTATTGTCCATACCGAATCTGTCAAACGCCGAAAGTGACACGGATTTTTTGCTGGAACAAGGGGCACCGCCGCTTGGTGCGAATGATCCGGCATGCGAGCTTACCGAAGACAAGCCGAAACCGGTTATCCTTGTACCGGGCACGTTTGAACGGAGTGCACAAAACTGGCTGAAGCTTTCCCCGGTGCTTGCAAATGAAGGGCACTGTGTATATGCATTGAACTACGGCTTCACACATGCAGGAGCGTCTACTGGACCAATCGAGGATTCTGCCGAGGAATTAAGTAGTTTTATAGATAATGTACTGGAGCTTACCGGCGCTGAACAGGTGGATATTGTCGGACACAGCCAGGGAGGGATGATGCCCCGATACTATATTAAAAATCTTGGAGGAGCGGAGTATGTGGACAACCTTATCGCTTTTGTTCCCTCCAATCATGGAACCGATGGTCTTGTAGGTTTTAAACGATTGACTTCAGATGTCTCTGATGTCGCATCGTCTACTGCCTGCCAGCAGCAATTAACCGGTTCAGAGTTTCTTGAAAACTTGAACAGGGTAATGAAACCCCTGGCAATGTCTCTTACACGGTGA
- a CDS encoding ion channel, with protein MVSIILIGMTILFILANLYYFFTSKSYKKSYFDPAMFYKLFFVLLGVTFGFAVLYYILSFNEVVLRVNDPTGEAAEHTFLNMLYFSGVTILSVGYGDFVPVGSTRLFSLIQAALGLLLPAAYFMKAFSSGSNGENNN; from the coding sequence ATGGTATCCATAATTTTAATCGGAATGACAATCCTTTTTATCTTGGCTAATCTCTATTATTTTTTTACCAGTAAATCTTATAAAAAAAGCTACTTTGATCCTGCAATGTTTTATAAATTATTTTTTGTGCTGCTTGGCGTGACCTTCGGCTTCGCAGTGCTTTATTATATTTTGTCCTTCAATGAAGTCGTCTTAAGAGTGAATGATCCGACCGGAGAAGCGGCAGAGCATACGTTTTTGAACATGCTGTACTTTAGCGGAGTCACGATCCTCTCAGTAGGCTACGGGGATTTTGTCCCTGTTGGGAGTACCAGATTATTCTCTTTGATACAGGCAGCCCTTGGTCTGCTCCTGCCAGCAGCTTACTTTATGAAAGCATTCAGCAGTGGAAGCAACGGAGAAAATAATAATTAA
- a CDS encoding M14 family metallopeptidase translates to MASDRFFSNTYEESRAGFRDQLKEIEKYWPNARLETYHIGSEEEDNTTDILAADALEEKRDLLIITTGEHGVEGFTGSAVLQLFIEEYLPVINPETTGMRLVHAVNPWGMRHFRRVTENNVDLNRNYIKDWDKVTGTVNEEFARQKDAFVPSEPVGDLHTQKEKLSFRLKESYTTEELAKLKDTPSGQYRFETGIFYGGNDYDEPAEKLKNRYLNWVKGYDHPVHMDIHSGGGPKDELSLIFTEADSRSENTLREELSYDHVMKAPEVDGDSNLFLQKAVQVEYPDKKALVCLFEFGTIGESLDDLIFCTRTMINENQLYFKGAAKKEDREEIQRDFARLFYPRKKEWQEQVIEKGRKGINAILTSEKIQLHSVPGTAGTLPDT, encoded by the coding sequence ATGGCAAGTGACCGTTTTTTCAGCAATACGTATGAAGAGTCACGGGCGGGGTTTCGGGATCAGTTGAAAGAAATTGAGAAATACTGGCCGAATGCCAGGCTTGAGACCTATCATATCGGGAGTGAGGAAGAGGATAATACGACCGATATTCTCGCGGCTGATGCATTGGAGGAAAAAAGGGATTTACTTATTATCACAACCGGGGAACACGGGGTTGAAGGGTTTACGGGCAGCGCTGTGTTGCAGCTCTTTATTGAAGAGTATTTGCCGGTCATTAACCCTGAAACCACAGGAATGCGGCTCGTTCACGCCGTTAACCCTTGGGGGATGAGGCATTTCAGGAGGGTGACAGAAAACAACGTAGACTTAAACCGGAATTATATTAAAGACTGGGATAAGGTAACTGGGACTGTGAATGAGGAGTTCGCCCGGCAAAAGGACGCATTTGTTCCTTCTGAACCGGTCGGGGACTTACATACACAAAAGGAGAAATTGTCCTTTCGTTTAAAGGAATCCTACACCACTGAAGAACTGGCAAAGTTAAAAGACACCCCTTCAGGCCAGTATAGATTTGAGACCGGCATTTTTTATGGGGGAAATGATTACGACGAACCGGCGGAAAAGTTGAAAAACAGATACTTAAACTGGGTCAAAGGCTACGACCATCCCGTGCATATGGATATCCATTCCGGGGGCGGGCCCAAGGATGAGTTGTCATTAATCTTTACGGAAGCGGACAGCCGGAGTGAAAACACACTCCGGGAAGAACTCTCCTATGACCATGTCATGAAAGCGCCTGAGGTGGACGGTGATTCAAACCTCTTTCTTCAGAAAGCTGTGCAGGTAGAATACCCTGATAAAAAGGCCCTTGTATGTTTATTTGAGTTTGGCACGATCGGAGAATCGCTGGATGATCTCATCTTTTGCACCCGGACGATGATCAATGAAAATCAGCTTTATTTTAAAGGTGCGGCTAAAAAAGAAGACAGAGAAGAAATTCAAAGAGATTTCGCCAGACTTTTTTACCCTCGCAAAAAAGAGTGGCAAGAGCAGGTGATTGAAAAAGGAAGGAAAGGGATAAATGCGATTCTGACGAGTGAAAAGATCCAGCTGCATTCGGTGCCTGGCACTGCAGGAACGTTGCCGGATACGTAG
- a CDS encoding DinB family protein: MNKYKVEISKHQLDSITFVKSLEELSEKEWRTEIEEGKWTIAEIIGHFKPWDEFIIHKRLPYLFSKDELPKGPDSKKMNLDSAAISRRENQLTTIENFISTRNELYKKINEIPDEYWVKNFTIGETTLSLYEYLKGLAQHDCHHFRQIKNTHLFLKERER; the protein is encoded by the coding sequence GTGAATAAATATAAAGTTGAAATTAGTAAGCACCAATTAGATTCTATAACTTTTGTAAAATCCTTGGAAGAATTGAGTGAAAAAGAATGGAGAACGGAGATTGAAGAGGGTAAATGGACGATTGCAGAAATAATTGGTCATTTTAAACCTTGGGATGAATTTATTATACACAAGCGCTTACCATATCTATTTTCAAAAGATGAACTTCCAAAAGGTCCGGACAGCAAAAAAATGAATTTAGATTCAGCAGCTATTAGTAGACGTGAAAATCAACTAACAACGATAGAGAACTTTATTTCTACTCGAAATGAACTTTATAAAAAAATCAATGAAATCCCTGATGAATATTGGGTGAAAAACTTTACCATCGGAGAAACAACTCTTTCTTTGTATGAATATCTTAAAGGATTAGCGCAACACGATTGTCACCATTTCAGGCAAATTAAAAATACCCACCTCTTCTTAAAGGAACGGGAGCGGTAG
- a CDS encoding DUF3147 family protein, which yields MFLIAKILVSAVIIGLVTELARVFPKYGGIIAALPLVSLLSLLWLSIQGEQTTNLSKFALGVLWGFPATAVLLIIVVISLKASLSLFISIGLGVGGWIIFLTVQDFLVKKVTPYF from the coding sequence ATGTTTTTAATTGCAAAAATTCTGGTCTCAGCAGTCATTATTGGCCTGGTAACAGAATTGGCAAGAGTTTTTCCAAAGTACGGGGGGATCATTGCCGCTTTACCCTTAGTGAGTTTACTGAGTTTGTTATGGCTTTCTATTCAAGGAGAACAAACAACCAATCTGAGTAAATTTGCTTTGGGTGTCCTATGGGGGTTTCCTGCTACTGCTGTGCTATTAATCATCGTTGTCATTTCATTAAAAGCATCCTTATCATTATTTATATCGATAGGTTTGGGAGTGGGTGGTTGGATAATTTTCTTGACCGTGCAAGATTTCCTTGTAAAGAAGGTAACCCCTTACTTCTAA
- a CDS encoding MarR family winged helix-turn-helix transcriptional regulator, giving the protein MTLKNTVSNINQNWTDIYHFLHYIHQDNISHQAVRLLQHIEKKQETTIGDLAAFLGVTHNTASEHIKRLIKKGFVSKQRSIEDERKVFVILTEEGSEVLYRHTRLDNEKLKNVLENLDESEIEMIEKAFALLSEEARKCF; this is encoded by the coding sequence GTGACTCTAAAAAACACAGTTAGTAATATAAATCAAAATTGGACAGATATTTATCATTTCTTACATTACATTCATCAAGACAATATTTCGCACCAAGCTGTACGATTGTTGCAACACATAGAAAAGAAGCAAGAAACGACGATAGGTGATTTAGCTGCATTCTTAGGTGTGACTCATAATACTGCTTCAGAACACATCAAAAGACTAATAAAAAAGGGCTTTGTATCCAAACAAAGAAGCATTGAAGATGAAAGGAAAGTATTTGTGATTTTGACTGAAGAAGGTAGTGAAGTATTGTATAGACATACACGATTAGATAATGAAAAACTAAAAAATGTATTAGAAAATCTTGATGAATCTGAAATTGAAATGATAGAAAAGGCATTTGCTCTCCTTAGTGAGGAGGCAAGGAAATGTTTTTAA